The following are encoded in a window of Mustelus asterias unplaced genomic scaffold, sMusAst1.hap1.1 HAP1_SCAFFOLD_35, whole genome shotgun sequence genomic DNA:
- the LOC144482333 gene encoding histone H2A-like, with the protein MSGRGKSGGKARAKANSRSSRAGLQFPVGRVHRHLRKGNYAERVGAGAPVYLAAVLEYLTAEILELAGNAARDNKKTRIIPRHLQLAVRNDEELNKLLGGVTIAQGGVLPNIQAVLLPKKTSAASSKSK; encoded by the coding sequence atgtctggaagaggaaagagcggcgggaaagctcgggccaaggccaattctcgctcctcccgggctggactgcagttcccggtgggccgtgttcacaggcacctgagaaagggcaactatgctgagcgtgtgggtgccggagccccggtctatctggctgctgtgctcgagtatctgaccgctgaaatcctggagctggccgggaacgcggcccgggacaacaagaagacccgcatcatccccagacacctgcagctggccgtccgcaacgacgaggagctcaacaagctgctgggagggGTGACCATCGCTCAGGGCGGGGTGCTGCCCAATATCCAGGCCGTGCTGCTGCCCAAGAAAACTTCTGCGGCCTCGTCCAAGAGCAAGTGA
- the LOC144482336 gene encoding histone H2B-like codes for MVDEKKTAPKKGAKKVIKKPVVKGGKKRRKSRKESYSIYIYKVMKQVHPDTGISSKAMSIMNSFVNDIFERIAGEASRLAHYNKRSTISSREIQTAVRLLLPGELAKHAVSEGTKAVTKYTSSK; via the coding sequence ATGGTGGATGAGAAGAAAACAGCTCCTAAGAAGGGGGCGAAGAAAGTGATTAAGAAACCGGTAGTAAAGGGCGGCAAGAAGCGGCGAAAGTcgaggaaggagagttactccatctacatctacaaagtgatgaagcaggttcaccccgacaccggcatctcctccaaggccatgagcatcatgaactcgttcgtgaacgatattttcgagcgcatcgcgggtgaggcttcccgcctggcccattacaacaagcgcagcaccatcagctcccgggagatccagaccgccgtgcgcctgctgctgcccggggaactggccaagcacgccgtgtcggaagggacaaaggcggtgaccaagtacaccagctccaagtaa
- the LOC144482295 gene encoding histone H2A-like gives MSGRGKSGGKARAKAKSRSSRAGLQFPVGRVHRLLRKGNYAERVGAGAPVYLAAVLEYLTAEILELAGNAARDNKKTRIIPRHLQLAVRNDEELNKLLGGVTIAQGGVLPNIQAVLLPKKSSAGTAKSK, from the coding sequence atgtctggaagaggaaagagcggcgggaaagctcgggccaaggccaagtctcgctcctcccgggctggactgcagttcccggtgggccgtgttcacaggctcctgagaaagggcaactatgctgagcgtgtgggtgccggagccccggtctatctggctgctgtgctcgagtatctgaccgctgaaatcctggagctggccgggaacgcggcccgggacaacaagaagacccgcatcatccccagacacctgcagctggccgtccgcaacgacgaggagctcaacaagctgctgggagggGTGACCATCGCTCAGGGCGGTGTGCTGCCTAATATCCAGGCCGTGCTGTTGCCCAAGAAAAGCAGCGCTGGGACCGCGAAGAGCAAGTGA